Within the Saccharopolyspora gloriosae genome, the region GTGAAGTTCACCGAGCGCGGGGCGGTGCGGTTGCGCATCGGGCGGGCCGACTCGTCGGCGGCCACCGATCCGGCGCTGCGGGCGCTGCCGGAACTCGTGGCGTTCTCGGTGCAGGACTCCGGAATCGGGGTGCCCGCCGGGAAGCTCAACCGCATCTTCGAGGCGTTCCAACAGGGCGACGGCACGATCGTGCGCGAGTTCGGCGGTACCGGGCTCGGCCTGTCCATCAGCCGGGAGCTGACGGCGTTGCTCGGCGGCGAGCTCATCGTGGACAGCGAACCGGGCCAAGGCAGCACCTTCACCCTCTACCTGCCGCCGGAGTTTCCCGCGTGGGAACAGGAGGAGTGGCCGAATCCGGAAGCGGGACCTGCGGCCGTGGCGGAGGTTCCGCCTGCGCCCGAGTCGCCGCCGATCAGCGCGGAGGTCAAGTTCGACGCCGCCGCGGAGGGCATCGATCCGCCGATGACGGAGGAATCGGAGATGCTCCTCACCACCGAGAACGGGTCGGAGCCGCCGGATTCCGGTGGCTCGGGGCCGGGCTTGCCGCGTTTCGACGGGCAGAAGGTGCTCGTCGTCGACGACGACCCGCGCAGCGTCTACGCGCTGACCGCGCTGCTGGAACAGCACGGGCTGCGCGTCGTGTACGTGGACAACGGGATCGCCGGGCTCAGCGCATTGCAGGAGCACGAGGACGTGACCGTGGTGCTGATGGACGTGATGATGCCCGAGTTGGACGGCAACTCCACCATCCGCACCATCCGGCGCATCCCGCGCCACCGGGATCTGCCGATCATCGCGGTGACGGCGAAGGCGATGCGCGGCGACCGCGAGCGCAGCCTCGCCTCCGGTGCCACCGAATGCGTGACGAAGCCCGTGGACGCGGACTGCTTGCTGCGGCTCTTGGCCGAACAACTCGGCGTCGATCCGGGTCCGAAACCCGACCCCGCCACCGAGTGAACCGGCGGTCAGCTCCGGTCGGGTTCCGGTGTGGTGGGGAGTTCGTCGAGCTGTTCGCGCAGTTGCTGGGACCAGCGGAGGTCGCGGGCGAAGGTCGCGTCGTAGTGGTCAACGCCGTGCGGGTGCCGCTGCTCGGGCGATCCTGAACCGGGTGCCATGGGGTGAATCCTGTGATCGGGGTTCCGGCCCCGCTCGGGGACTGACGAGGCCGGAATCCGCCAGCTTACGAGCCCTCGGCGCGTGTTCCCAACGGATGTCGCCGGACTCACAGCTGTTCGCGGTTCAAGGGGCTTCGCGTCCGATGAGGTGGCCCCGCGCACGCCGACTCGGTGGCTTCCACCGCCGGGATGGTGCGGACCGCATGCAGCGTCTTGAGAATGCAGTGTTTCTACCCGGTTCGGTCCCGTTCTGTTGGAGCAGTCCGCGATCGGACGTGGGGGCACTCGCGCGGTGTGTTCGTCACCGGCGGCGTGTCGGCCTTCGGCGCAGGACGACCTTTTCGGGTCGTTGTGGAGGGCGGCTGTTCTGTCGGCGCGGCCGGTGAGCGCTGGACTCGCCGCGCGGTGGACGCGGCCACCGCGATCATGTTCGGCACGGTAACGACCCCGGTGCTCCCTCCGCGGAAATAGGGGGCGCCGGGGTCGTTGTTCGCCACGTCAGCGGAATCGTCGGACTTCCGGGTTCGCGCGGATCAGCACAGGCTGACCCGCTCCAGGTACGGGCTCACACCGCGGGACTTGTGGCTGCGGGTCTGTCCCGGCTCGATCGAGAAGCATCGGCTGTCCGCACCCCGAGCCATGATGAGTTTGACCCGGTAGATCTTCTTGCACTTGTTGGTGATCCACACCGTGGTGTAGACCTTGCCCTTCTTCTCCCGGTCAGTGAGGCAAGTCGGCGCCCTGGTCTCGCTCGGTGCGGCGACGGATTCGCCGCCGGAGGTGGTGGGCGCGGCGGCGTGCGCCGCGCCACCTGCGAACGAGCTGAGAGCGAAGGCGGCGATGAACGCCACCGACGCGGAACGAAGCGTGCGGGACATGATTGTTCCTCCCAGTGAAGGTGTTGCTCCCGTGATCCCCAGATCCGCTGCCGTGCTCGAAGCCGGCGAGCGGTTCGGATCAGTTGTAGCGGCTGATCGTCTCCCGGTGGCAGTTGCCGGATCGCGAACAACACCGACGGGCGAACGAAGTAACCCGAATACTGCAGTGCCGTTGGTCCATTCTCGCGCTGCATTCCTAGAAGCGGTCAGTGTTGATCCCCTTTTTTGGCCGCAGGATTAAAGAATTCGCGCCTCATCCTGAAAATTCGCACGCCAGTTCTTCGGTCACTGCGGACCGGTCGCGTAAATCACGGTGTGTCCATTATGGAGGGAATAGGCCCATCGGCCGGATCGCCCCACGGGAACCGGACTCGCCCGCATCGGCGGGCATGCGACCGGAGACCGATGCGGATGACCGGCTCGGTCGCGGCCGGAGGCGCGCAGGCGTGGTTTCCGGGGTGGGCGCTGATGATCGGTCTCGCGGTCGCCGTGCTCGACGGGAACCTCGTCCGGATGCGACGGAATCCGGCTGCTCGCGCACCGGTCTTGTGGTGGATCGGGCAACCGGGAATCACCGTCGTGCTCGGTGAGACGTTCACGCACGGCGGTTCCGGCGCCGAGTTCTTCGCCGAGTGAGCGGACTCCTGGTCGCGGTGCGTCGACCCGGTGGTGCTGCTCATCGTCGGAACCGTGCTCGCGTTCGGCGCCGTCCGCGCCGACGCCCCTCCGCGGCGATCGCCTCGTTCGGCCGAGAGGACCGGTCGAACGAGGCGGTCACCTGAAACGGGAAGCCGAGGTCCGGCGGTCAGGGGCGAGCGGTGAGCGGGCCTCCGGGGCCGAATGCGTGGCCGGCGAAGCGGGTGCCGATGCGTTCGTGCGTCGCGGCGTCCGGGTGCAGTTGGTCGGGCAGCGGCAGCTCGGCCGCGTCGGCTTCGCCGTAGAGCTCGCACCCGTCGAGGTAGTGCAGGTGCGGGTCGTCAGCCGCCCGCAGGCGCACGACGCGGGCGAGCTCGTCCCGGATGACGCGCAGCGTCAGCTTCCCGCTCGCGACCTCGTCCGGGTCGCCGGTGGCGGTGAACCGGAGCTCCCCGGCTTTGAGCGCGTCGAGGTCGACACCGCCGGGACCGGGCGTGTCCTCGTGGATCGGGCAGTGGATGGGTGAGACGACCAGCAGCGGCGTCTCGGGATGCCCCTCGCGGATGGTGTCGAGGAAGCCGTGGACCGCCGGGGTGAACGCCCGCAGCCGCATCAGGTCGGCGTTGACCACGTTGATGCCGAGCTTCAGGCTGATCAGATCGGCCGGGGTGTCGCGCAGCGCGCGGGCGGTGAACGGGTCGAGCAGGGCGTTGCCGCTGAACCCGAGGTTGATCAGATCCACTCCGGCGCGCGCGGCGGCCAGCGCGGGCCAGATCGTGCTCGGGCTCGCGGCGTTGGAGCCGTGGCTGATCGAACTGCCGTGGTGCAGCCACACCGCGCGATCCTGCGCGTCCGGCTCGACGGGGGCATCGGTGCGCAGGGCGACGAGTTCGGTGCTTTCGTTGTGCGGTAACCAGATCTCGACGAGCTTCTCCCGGGCGGGCAGGCCGGAGAAGCGGGCGGTGCCTGCCGGGCCGGGACGGACCTCGCCGGAGCCGGTCGCGAGGTCGGCGGTCATGACGTTCCCGCCCGCCACGCTGGTCCGGTCGGTCAGGTCGCCGTCGACGAGCAGGTCGTACACGCCGTCCGGGCGCGGCGGCGCTCCGGGCACGACCTTCTTGGTGGGCACGGTGTCGAGCTCAACGACGGTGGCGCGGGTGCGCAGGACCAGCCGCACACCGGAAGGTTCGGCCTGCGCGACCAGCATCCGCTCGTCGGTGCACTGCGCGCGGGCTCGCGCAGGCAGGCGCAGCGGTCGCAGCCCGCGTTCGGTGCGCTCCAGTTCTCGCGCACCGCGCAGCAGCTCGGCGGTGATGGGCGTGGTGATCCAGTGCTGTTCGCTGCTCATGATCTCAATCCGGGCGGGAGTTCTCGGGTTTCGTGTGGTGCCGTCAGGGAGCGGGCCAGTTGTGCAGCAGGGCGTCGAGTGCGTCGACGATGCGCGGCCAGGTTTCCTCGGAGTCGGGAGCGCTGTGGCTGAACCCGCCGGCCGCCTCCAGGCTCACGTAGCCGTGGACGACGCTGCCGAGCAGCCGGACCGCGTGCGTCTGGTCGTCGCCGGTCAGTTCGTAGCCGCGAAGGATCGCCCGGGTCAGCTGTGCGTGGCGGACTCCGGCGCTGGCGGCGGCCGTCTCCGGATCGAGCGGGAGGCGGGCGGCGGTGTAGCGGCCGGGGTGCTGCCGGGCGTAGTCGCGGTAGGCGTCGGCGAAGGCGGCCAACGCGTCCTTGCCCGCACGTCCGGCCAACGCGGCCGCGGCGCGATCCGCGAGTTCTTCGAGAGCGAGCAGCGCGATCTTGGTCTTGAGGTCCTGGGAGTTCTTGACGTGCGAGTACAGGCTCGCGACCTTGACGTCGAACCGCCGGGCGAGCTCCGCGACGGTGACCTGCTCGAACCCGACCTCGTCGGCGAGCTCGGCTCCGGCGCGGGTCAGGCGCTGCGCGGTCAGTCCTACGCGTGCCATGACGTCCTCCCCTCGGTTCGAGGCCATTATGCAAGTGCCTAATAGGTTTAGGCAACGGCCTAATTCGATAAGCAACGGGGTGACTGATCCTGCTAGGCCGACCGAGTGAAACGTGAACACTGTTCACGATCAGCTGTTGTCCGGCTTGTCGGCGGTTCGTAGCTTGTGGCTCATGATCCGGCTGCTCGGCGCCGCTTGTGCGCTGTCCCTCATCGCGCTCCCGCTCGCCCCGGCTGCGGGAGCCGCGCCGACACGGCCCGTCGACGACCCCGCAAGCCGGACGCTGACCCTGGTGCCCTCCGAATCCGGAGTGTCCTATCGGGACGGTCACGGCCGGGAAGTGGTGCTGCGCGGCTACAACGTCTCCGGCGAGGTCAAGCTCAACGAGAACGGCAACCTGCCGTTCGCCGACGCCGCCGACGCCCGCGAATCAGCGGCGGCGCTGCGCGAGCGGACCGGCGCCAACTCGGTCCGGTTCCTGCTGTCCTGGGAACGCGTGCAGCCCGCGCCGGACCGGATCGACGAGGACTACCTGCGGCGCGTCACCGAACAGATCGCCGCGTTCGCCGACGAGGGATTCTGGGTGCTGCCGGACTACCACCAGGACCTCTACTCCCGGCACCTGTTCCGCTCCGACAGCTGGTACACCGGCGACGGCGCCCCGAAATGGGTCATCGACGGCGGTGGCTACCCGCCCGAGAGCTGCGGCATCTGTGTCCACTGGGGACAGAACATGATGAACAACCAGGCGGTGAAGCAGGCCAAGACCGACTTCTGGCACAACCGCCGCATCCCGACCTCGGCCGGAGAAGTCGGTGTGCAGGACGCGTTCCTGGCTCAGGCGGAAACCACTCTCGATCATCTCGCCGCACATCTCACCGAAGCCCAGTTCCAGCGCGTCCTCGGTTTCGACCCGATGAACGAGCCGCACGCCGGAAATCTCGACGACGGCCAGGACGCCGCGGCCTGGGAACGCGACGTGCTGTGGCCGTTCTTCGAGAGGTTTCGCGCCGTCATGGATCGCACCGGGTGGCAGGACAAGCCAGCGTACGTGGAACCCACCGTGTTCTGGAACAACAACGTGTCCTTCGTGAAGGAACCGGGCGGCTTCGAGGAAATCGACGGGCTCGGCACCCGCTACGTGTTCAACGCGCACTTCTACCACGCCCTCGCCCAATCCGGCTTGTACGGCGAGGCGAAGGACGGGGAGAACAGCGCCGACTTCGCCGAGATCCGGGACCGCGCGGCGGACCTCGGCACCACCGGGTTCGTCTCCGAGTTCGGCCACCCGCTGGGCGGCAACACCTCCGAGAAGTTCCCGACGGTGATGAAGGGCATCTACCAGGGCATGGACTCGCGGCTTTCCGGCGCGGACTGGTGGAACTCGCCCGCAGAGTCCGGCTCCGTGCTGTCCGGAACCCAATGGCAGTGGGACATCTACTACGGCCGCCACCACGAGGCCATGAACGGGAACCCGGACAAGATTCAGACCGAGGCGGACGGATGGAACGGGGAGGACTTCTCCGTGGTGAGTCGCGACGACACCGGCACCCTCGGCCTGCGAGCCGATCCGCGGGTCCTCGACCGTCTGTACCCGCGGGCGGTGGACGGCACGACCGTCGGATTCACCTACGAGGACCGGTCCCGCGACGGTGAGCGGACGTTGACGTGGAACGAGATTCCCGCGGACATGCCCGCGCTGCGCGAGGTCGTCGGCGACGGCCAGTTCGGCGTCCTGGTGTGGCGGGACGGCCCCGGCACGGCGCCGACGGAACTGCACCTGCCGGAGAGCTTCGGGGAGCGCAACACCACGGTGCTCTCCGACCTCGACGACGCCGCTGAGGCCCCGATCGCCCGCGACGACGACCGCCTGCTGATCACGGCGCCCGAAGATCCGGGAGCCGCGCACTACGCCCTCATCGCCAACGGCGCGGAGAGCCCGGCACCGGACCGGCTCGCCGCGGCCCGCGCCGAACTGGCCCACTGGGCCACGACGAAACTCCACCCCTGACCCGGCACCGCCGACGCCCACGACGCGAGTGAACGGACCGTTCGCCCAACGAGATGGGTCGAACGGTCCGTTGACTTGTCTCACGTCGAGCACGGCAGGGGGTGAGCGGGCCGTTTGTCCAATGGGATTGGTCGAACGGTCCGTTGACTTGTCTCACGTCGAGCACGGCAGGGGGTGAGCGGGCCGTTTGTCCAATGGGATTGGACGAACGGTCCGTTGACTCCATTCGCGAGGGCGGCGTGGGGGTCAGCCGGTGAGTTCGGCGGTGATGGCCTTGCCGAGGTCCTCGGTGCTGGCGGTTCCGCCGAGGTCCGGCGTGCGCACGGATCCCGCTGCCAGCACTGTTTCGATGGCGCGCAGCACGTCGGCGCCGGCTTCCGCCGCACCGAGGTGGTCGAGCATCATCGCGGCCGACCAGATCTGTCCGATCGGGTTGGCGATGCCGCGCCCGGCGATGTCCGGAGCGGAACCGTGCACCGGCTCGAACGTGGACGGGAAGCGCCGCTCGGGGTTGATGTTGGCCGACGGCGCCACTCCGATCGTGCCGGTCACTCCCGGGCCGAGGTCGGAGAGGATGTCGCCGAACAGGTTGCTGGCCACCACCACGTCGAACCGCTCCGGTGACATCACGAACCGCGCGCACAGGATGTCGATGTGGTCCTGGTCCACCGCCACGTCCGGATGTTCCGCCGCGATGGCCCGGAATCGTTCGTCCCAGTAGGGCATCGAGTGGTAGATGCCGTTGGACTTCGTCCCCGAGGTCACGTGCGGCTTCCCGATGCGCTCGGCGAACTCGAACGCGTAGCGCAGGATCCGGTCGGTTCCGTGCCGGGTGAACACCGCTGTCTGCAGCACCATCTCGGTCGGAGTGCCCTCGGCTTGGCGCCCGCCGAGCTGCGAGTACTCGCCCTCGGTGTTCTCCCGCACCACCCAGAAGTCGATGTCGCCCGGTTCCTTGTCCCGCACCGGCGGCGTCACTCCGGGCAGCAGCCGCACCGGCCGCAGGTTCACGTACTGGTCGAACTCACGGCGGATCGGCAGCAGCAGGCCCCACAACGAGACGTGATCGGGCACGCCGGGAAAACCGACCGCGCCGAGCAGGATCGAATCGTGGTCGCGGAGCCGATCGATGCCGTCTTCGGGCATCATCCGGCCGGTCGCCTGGTAGGTCTCGCAGCTCCAATCGAAGTGCCGGAAGGTGAACGTGGTGCCGTACTTGGCGCTCACCGCGTCGAGCACCCGCAGCGCCTCCGGCATCACCTCGTTGCCGATGCCGTCACCGGGCAGGACCGCGATCTCGTAGCTGGACATGCGGCCATCCAACGCCGATCGCGCGGGCACGTCCAAGACCGGCTGCGCATCCGGCTGATAGGCGCCGCTTATCTCCGCAGTGCCGAGTCGAGGAAGCGCTGCGCTGCGGGACTGAGCGGCGCCGACCGGTGGATCAGCGAGATCCGCAGCTCGGCCGCCGGTTCGAGGTCGAACACCCGAGCTCCGCTCGCGCGGGCGAACTCCGCCCAGCCCTCGGTCAGCAGCGTCACGCCCGCACCGCTGAGCACCAATGGCAGGATCGCCTCCCGGTGCGCGGTTTCCACCACGATCCGCAGGTCCACGCCTAGCGCGATGATCTCGTCGACGACGTGGCGCATCCGGTTCCCGTGCGGTGAAGTGATCACGCGCTGACCGGCGAGATCCGTGCGCCCGAGCACCTTCCGATCCGGTTCCCACGGCCCGTCCGGGCCGGTGACGACGACGAACCGCTGTCGTTCCACCAGGTGCGCCCGCAGTCCGGGCAGCGCGAAGTCCTCCGCCGCGCCGATCAGCCCCAATTCGCTGCGTCCGCCGCGCACCATGTCGGCCGCCTCCGGCGCGGTGAACGCGGGCTGCACCGACACCAGCACCCCGGGGTCGGCCTCGTGGAACCGGCCGATCATCGCGGTGAGCGGTTCCACCGATTGCGACGGCAGCACCGCCACCTGCACCCGTCCGGTGCGCAGGCCCTTCACCGATTCGACGGCGGCGCGCGTGGTGTCGAGGTCGCGCAGCACCTGCCGGGCGGGTTCGAGCATCGCCCGGCCCGCCTCGGTGAGCACCGCGCGCCTGCCCAGCCGGTGGAACAGCGCGACTCCGACGTCCCGC harbors:
- a CDS encoding GDSL-type esterase/lipase family protein; translation: MSSEQHWITTPITAELLRGARELERTERGLRPLRLPARARAQCTDERMLVAQAEPSGVRLVLRTRATVVELDTVPTKKVVPGAPPRPDGVYDLLVDGDLTDRTSVAGGNVMTADLATGSGEVRPGPAGTARFSGLPAREKLVEIWLPHNESTELVALRTDAPVEPDAQDRAVWLHHGSSISHGSNAASPSTIWPALAAARAGVDLINLGFSGNALLDPFTARALRDTPADLISLKLGINVVNADLMRLRAFTPAVHGFLDTIREGHPETPLLVVSPIHCPIHEDTPGPGGVDLDALKAGELRFTATGDPDEVASGKLTLRVIRDELARVVRLRAADDPHLHYLDGCELYGEADAAELPLPDQLHPDAATHERIGTRFAGHAFGPGGPLTARP
- a CDS encoding tartrate dehydrogenase, which gives rise to MSSYEIAVLPGDGIGNEVMPEALRVLDAVSAKYGTTFTFRHFDWSCETYQATGRMMPEDGIDRLRDHDSILLGAVGFPGVPDHVSLWGLLLPIRREFDQYVNLRPVRLLPGVTPPVRDKEPGDIDFWVVRENTEGEYSQLGGRQAEGTPTEMVLQTAVFTRHGTDRILRYAFEFAERIGKPHVTSGTKSNGIYHSMPYWDERFRAIAAEHPDVAVDQDHIDILCARFVMSPERFDVVVASNLFGDILSDLGPGVTGTIGVAPSANINPERRFPSTFEPVHGSAPDIAGRGIANPIGQIWSAAMMLDHLGAAEAGADVLRAIETVLAAGSVRTPDLGGTASTEDLGKAITAELTG
- a CDS encoding cellulase family glycosylhydrolase encodes the protein MNTVHDQLLSGLSAVRSLWLMIRLLGAACALSLIALPLAPAAGAAPTRPVDDPASRTLTLVPSESGVSYRDGHGREVVLRGYNVSGEVKLNENGNLPFADAADARESAAALRERTGANSVRFLLSWERVQPAPDRIDEDYLRRVTEQIAAFADEGFWVLPDYHQDLYSRHLFRSDSWYTGDGAPKWVIDGGGYPPESCGICVHWGQNMMNNQAVKQAKTDFWHNRRIPTSAGEVGVQDAFLAQAETTLDHLAAHLTEAQFQRVLGFDPMNEPHAGNLDDGQDAAAWERDVLWPFFERFRAVMDRTGWQDKPAYVEPTVFWNNNVSFVKEPGGFEEIDGLGTRYVFNAHFYHALAQSGLYGEAKDGENSADFAEIRDRAADLGTTGFVSEFGHPLGGNTSEKFPTVMKGIYQGMDSRLSGADWWNSPAESGSVLSGTQWQWDIYYGRHHEAMNGNPDKIQTEADGWNGEDFSVVSRDDTGTLGLRADPRVLDRLYPRAVDGTTVGFTYEDRSRDGERTLTWNEIPADMPALREVVGDGQFGVLVWRDGPGTAPTELHLPESFGERNTTVLSDLDDAAEAPIARDDDRLLITAPEDPGAAHYALIANGAESPAPDRLAAARAELAHWATTKLHP
- a CDS encoding TetR/AcrR family transcriptional regulator, with amino-acid sequence MARVGLTAQRLTRAGAELADEVGFEQVTVAELARRFDVKVASLYSHVKNSQDLKTKIALLALEELADRAAAALAGRAGKDALAAFADAYRDYARQHPGRYTAARLPLDPETAAASAGVRHAQLTRAILRGYELTGDDQTHAVRLLGSVVHGYVSLEAAGGFSHSAPDSEETWPRIVDALDALLHNWPAP
- a CDS encoding LysR family transcriptional regulator, translated to MDARQLEYFVTIVDEGGFHRAAERLHVAQPSLSQAVRTLERDVGVALFHRLGRRAVLTEAGRAMLEPARQVLRDLDTTRAAVESVKGLRTGRVQVAVLPSQSVEPLTAMIGRFHEADPGVLVSVQPAFTAPEAADMVRGGRSELGLIGAAEDFALPGLRAHLVERQRFVVVTGPDGPWEPDRKVLGRTDLAGQRVITSPHGNRMRHVVDEIIALGVDLRIVVETAHREAILPLVLSGAGVTLLTEGWAEFARASGARVFDLEPAAELRISLIHRSAPLSPAAQRFLDSALRR